In Ooceraea biroi isolate clonal line C1 chromosome 1, Obir_v5.4, whole genome shotgun sequence, the genomic stretch taaaaaaatattaattaattcattaattctaTAAAACTTTAGATAATCTTCGAAATGCAATCTTGATTTGCAATTTAAAGAGGCTTCCATTTCttatctattttaatttccatTGAAAAATCGGAATTCAAAAAGGATCCATGTCTTTTATGTATTCAGATTTTAAGataagttaaaataataaatacttttctccatttcgcgcaattgttaattattttccatttaatgtaaatatgtttaaaaacttttgtttCATTTCTACTTTCCACTATCAACTTCGATCTCTTCTGCAAAGTATCTTAATCATGGGAAAACGAATGAGTCACACTACTCTGTTAGAGAACGAAAAGTTTTATTCGATAAGATCACCATCCTTACATGCGTAACGCTACGTCGCGTTGCGGGTTATCGCTATAATCAGGGTCGGCTCCAAGCCACGACTGTAACAGTCCTCGATAGAATTGCGACACGTAGCGAAGAAGCATGTGCACGCACAcgtcaaaatcaattttgcACCGCTCGGTAGTTTCGAAATAACGTATGCAATCGGGCAATCTAAGTGGTAGTAGTACGAGTAGCAGAATTCTGCAAAGAAGATACACATCAAGTGAGATTTCATGGACTACATCTCCGCGGTCGTCTATAATCAGATCAACCGCTCCTCCGTATATACATCATCGTGCTGTTAACAAAGTTCCTCCTCGTCTCCTTGTGACAAATGCAtctatctataaaaatatataatttacataatgtaTATGCTACTTCTTGCGCCACGTTAATGCCCCAGGCTCAGTCATCATGCTTGGCCATTATTAAACGAATAGAATCGAATTGCCGATAGTATTACACTGATAGCAATAATTCTTTCGTCTGCATAACTTAAATATACGTATCTAAACAAATGTCTAATGGAAATTCTCATGTCATCATTATGCGTGGAAATGATTAATGTCTTCGGCCTGATTTATATCTGATCagacataaaattaataattaataatttaattaatactttacaatgtttttaattttgataattcaattaatactTTACAAATAACATTTGGATTCAAttagatttataaatatatatccttCTTACTTTTTCACGTGTCAAAcaccaataaaataaaacaaaacaacaTCTTATTAACCGTTAATAGCTAGCCACTTAAATTACTAACAACAATGTtaacgtaatattaaaatctagTGTTAAGCAGCAATCATTGCCGCGCTAACTAAAGAAGCACGAATTAAGGTCATATAATGTTGTTATGGTCGTTAAAGCGGTGCAAAACTGATTTTGATGGGTGCAATTAGAGAAGCCTCGGCGGATGTCCGCCCAATATGGCTCTTGGGCGGACATGATCGCACGATCGCCAGAACGTTAGGAGCTGAATGGATTTCTATTGATTCTCTAAGACAATCTTTGtctcttccttctcgcaaGCTTACTAGTCTCCTCCACCGTAGAGGAGATCGCGTTAACAAGGCCCGAGCTGCTACCTATGGCTGCGGTGGCAACTCGGATGCgatgtgtataaaatatatatatatattatatatgtatatgttatgtaatcatttatatatacatatacatgtgcgTGTCCACGGATACACATACATCTCTCTGTAGCTAAACAACGATTGCTATAAACTATAtgtacccagtaagcaaactgtcggcagtatgtcgacagattggcagcagattcaatcagaataatgcaacagatccggtaccatctgtgtccgcattaagattgcgttctgccagcagatcctgctaacgtgatctgacagcagattggcgacagaaaccgagcagagcctgccgacataacctggcggcagaaatagagcaggatctgcgcagtgtagttggcagcagatttggagcagaaatcgagcaggctctgcgagaaagtgccgtagtacaaatttattggagcaatattggttaacaatataaatctaattttttatgtggggtatgaattaattttttatattggtccactattgtaaagtaatctgttttttaatcaattcttaatttgattaaatgggcaaatttaatgccttcagattgcttgcgacgtgtgtggacgttgtccatgagaACCTCTGTGcggcaagtgcaaaaattcttagaaaaattaatattattatgtcaagacgcgtatattaacttatataactgtcaggctaaatcttaacgtcgagtaagaactcaacatgttcaccacctagcggtgcggagcgaaaacgcgtattcctagccgtgtaaatttgaatagtgtcaaaagctgcagatcctgttcggtttctgccgccaacctggcgccaggttatgtcggcaggctctgtcggtttctgtcgccaatctgctgccaactacactgcgcagagcctgctctatttctgccggcaatctgccgccaggttatgtcggcaggctctgttcagtttctgccgccaatctgctgtcagatcatgttgtaagcaggatctgctggcagaacacaagcttaatgcggacacagatggtaccggatctgttgcattattctgcttcatatctgctgccaatctgtcggcatactgctgacagtgtgCTTCCTGGGTGGATTTTGTACCCAATCTGTGGCCTCTCTGCTCACATATTTTGTCGAACAGATTTTGCCAATGTCTGTTCTTCGCAGGTTTGGCTGACTGGGTATATTCGCACGCGCGACCGCGCGTCCGTGCACGAGAGATTGAAGGGTGGAGGATGAGGAGAGTCACAGGTCGCAGCAGTCGCGCGGTCGCGAGATTCTAACGACTGTCTCTGTGTCACGATGACTTCAAAATTGCCTAAGTTCTACATTCTACCTCGGTCTTTCGCCGATCAATCCGCGAGACTACGGTAACACGTAATATCATTGTACGCGAAGTATCGGTAGCCCAGCTCCCGATGACTACTCTCTTCGTTCGAGACGAAGTCGCGATGAGTATTCTCAGGTATTCGCTGTAAATATCCCACGATATTCCGTATTTCTGCAGTATTGCTTAACTGTGCGATTCGTATTGCTTTACATGGAGAGGCGTTTCATTAAACAATAGAACGTTACTCTCATCAAATTGATTCAGATGAAACCGCGCAaactgattaattttatatcttcgacatgaaatctaaaataaataaaataatttttaagaaagaagaaagttaAGTAAAACCAGACTCCGAATATACAAATATCGCGTTATATGGATATTGcaacaaaaggaaaataacaactaaatttatttaatctccAAACAAACACAAGGTGTTGAGACCTCTTGTGATTTTCACTAAAACCCCACAAGCTttcaaagaagaaatatttgtatcaAGGGACATTTAGATATCTGAAAATACTCATCGAAGATATTAAGCTGTGTTAGAGTTGATTTTACGTATTGGATAATACTATATAGTGACGAATGGCTCTGTCATAACCGAAGCATTACATTACGAGCGAAGGGGCGATCGCGCGCCGTGTAATATTACAAGAATTAACGAACGATCGAAATATCGTTTCTCGTTGTTCGCAACGATACACACAAAGTACTGATGGGAGCTGATAGACGAGTAGAGCTACGGGCATGTCACGGTACACGTCTGGATATTCTCGTTAAGTACTATGATTCACAAGCTACTAGAGATTACTAATCATTCTTTCATCTCGCCGACGAATGAGTGAatgaatgaaataattttgagacTGACGGGAGAAGAAACGGTAACGCAGgctgataattttattattaatacaggTAGAATCGCGGTCATGTAAAAGCTCAATTTTCTAGCCATTCGAGAAGAAGCACTCGCCATACATTCTCGGAtctttaacaaatatatatatatacgagaAAATATGAAGACAAGtacgtatatgtacatacacgacTATTATGACTAGAAAATTGCAGCGAACCCAAGCACAATCGAGAACGGCGTCTATGTAAAAATTGGATTACTTTATGCTTAGAGTTTGCTGTTACTCGAGCGAGGAGGATATCGATGAAGCGTATTCACATCGGCAATAAGATCTAAGAGATTGCTTAACAACACCTCATCggtgattattataatttgcgtATAGTCCACACAGCATTCGTCGCCCCCGGACTTACGGAGTTCAGGGCAACGTGAGAGCGTTTGAGTCATCAAATATAATTCGTCTAATTCGCTAAAGCGTCGACGCCGATTAACGCTGACCGTCAACTGATCTCGATTCTACTTCTTCGGTGTTGAAGACGTACGGTGACATCGGGAATGAGAATCGTCAGTGacgatcgattaatcgaaGTCGCGTAAATCTTTCTCCCTAAAATAGCGcttaacattataatatctcTGTTTTATAACATCTTTTTATACGCAGCGAGTATACTTTGCGATTATGCACGATCCGTtgttcaaaataaataatatcgtcAAACGAACGAATTTCGTTCCAAGTGCGAAACACCGCGAAACGAGTAGGAACTCCTCCTCATGGGGAGGAAAGGCCTGCCACAGGTAACGGTGGTTGTCGTGAAATATTTCGAAGCAAGTCCATTGGTCGCCGCAAATCCAAAATATCATTATTGCGATGCTAGTAAATGATCGGGGCTACGCTAAACTAGGCTCTGCACTTGAACGGTTATCCTAAGTTTAAAGCTGTTGTTCAAATGATGATGAATAAATCTCGCGTTGTTCTCGTTTAACGATAACTCGACGAGCACGTCCGTAATCGCTTGCTAGCGCGAATCGTCGTATTCCGTAACGCGCCTGATTACACCTACGGAATGAGGAATTATCGCGAAGGGTCATCAGACTCTGGTCGTTCGCGGGAAAGTGAGGCCGACGACGTCACGGTAATAAAACGTCATCGTTTCTTCCCGAAACATTCAGTTATTCGGTTACGCGACaatcttcataaaatatataacgcaATACTGTTCTCATCGACGGTAGTTCAAAATCGGTTCCGACGCGCTAACGTCAATGAGAATCCCGAGTCGTAGGCCTCAACTGTGACTCGAAAAGGGGGACCTTATTGTCATTCAAGTTGGtgtcttaaaatataaattgggTGTCCGCGCGAGTGTCGTGCCGCGTAAGGACTTGTTCTCGTTCGATCGGTGGTATGTTATCATCATCGTAGGACCTTGCTCGGCGATCGTGCTCTAGCAGAGGTATACTTGGAACCGTGCACCGTGCAAAATCACAACCGCACTGTCCTAGACTGGCTCGGGGGGCGGATCGCTCCCCTTGACACCCTCCCTAGGTTGGATCATTACCTCCGTCTGTTCCTTGGTTAGCTCGTGATTTTTCGTGATCTCGAAGTCCTGCTCGACCATGAAGCTTCGACGGATCGCGCCGTTCGCCACAGAGGAGACGTCGTTCCTCCGACGTTGCGTATCCCGTTGCGGCGTTGTCAAAATCTTCAACCTCTGCaatagattaatttattattattaaattagatGGACATGTTGATTACTGTCCcaagattaataaatacacACTTGAATGAAGGATCCGGGTGTGCTGCAGAGTTTGTAAATTGCTATACTTGGAATCATAATGACAGAGGAGCATGCGATCAGCCATCCCAATATGTTAGCCCAAACAGGATAAACATAATCTTCGTACGATAATGGTTCGTAACCTATTAGACCGTAGACAATAATGAACTGCAgagtaaaaaatgaaataattatttttaattaattgtattaataagaataattaacatgtatcttcttataaagataaaaatttatacttaaagtataaatttttcgtatactatcttcttatattttaaccTACCATAAGAAAGAGCGGTGCTACGAATTTCCAGCATACACGCCAGTAAATACCGGGTCTGAATCCAATCATGTCTTTAATGTCGTCGCAAAATCGGTCTGTTCCATAGATCCAACTAACTGCGATTGTTTCTGCCAAAACGGCGATTAGCATCGAGTATCCAGCCGCGTATCGATCCAACAagtggaaaaaataaaacccGCCCTGcattaaataatctttttacaaTGTGAAGaaagtattatacattatatgtataataaaataaacctgtgtatataaaatataattctaataacATAGAAATCCAACAGGTatccaaataatatttaagaagaattttaaatcaatatcttttaaacgattttattatttttatttcacctttATATTGTCTGAAAACTTTTACAAAacttaaaaaagtaatttatttttatacttatcacatcataaatttgaaatatctacCTGTGAGCAAGATGCAAGTCCGACCAAGAAATATAGAGTGAACAAGCATGCCACAAAGATCTCGCGATTGTTGCCGATCAGTGGAAACTCGTCGCTGAGTGCCGTTATAATCGCTTCTGAGCCTCCAAACTACAAgattaattcttatttaatcatttattgcGTCACAACGCGACATTACTTTCATTGCGAAATGGAAAAGttatgaatatgaatatcATTGCATATAATAAGGTAATGACGAAATTGCTAGAATGATTccaagaaagaataataaataaatcgtcaAATAATCGTGCTCGGTTTGACGCAACGTGAAAATCATACCGAGCTGTCCAGACCAAGCGTGAGTAGCATCATGAAGAAGATGAGTGCCCAAAACATTGAGCCGGGCATAGTGGCGATCGCTGCTGGATAAACGATGAAGACCAGACCAGGTCCTTCAGTGGCGACATCCTGAATGGACTTCCCACTGGCGCGTGCCATATAACCGAGCACCGAGAATATGACGAATCCAGCGATGAAGGATGTTGCGCTGTTAATTACGCTCGTCAATAGAGCGTCTCTGTGGATAACGTTAATCAGACGCATTAATCAGACACAGATGCGCGTGACTTCATCGTGCGGACGAATGAACCCGACATCCTTACTTGTATACGTTATTGTGATACTTGTTGTAACTCGCATATGCCAATAGCACTCCGAATCCCGGTCCCAGAGAGAAGAACACCTGCGTCGCCGCATCCACCCACACctagaaaaaaacaaaaaaaattaacgcAAACGTCAAAAtgcttttttacatttttaatgaaaaatataataaatgtaaatattaatttaaaatggtTAAATTCGagtttaaaagttttttgGTTTTATAATACGTTGTAATAATCGTTCTAAGAAGTCCTGTAAAAGACAGTAATCTGTAAAATATGtactctatttctctctctctctcttgcagaTTTGAGTGATTGATTTTAGTcctcatttttaatataatatcgataacAATTATCTATTGGTTACTGTAGCATATTAAGAATCCAATCACGTAGTTTATACACGTaagtttcttattattaaaataataaaaatttgtaagaGATCAAATGCCAAAGAAGGAATATAGGAGCTAAGAGAAGGGGACCGTGACTCATACATCAGACCAAGCTTCTCGTATATCCACGGATTAGCGGTGATCAACAAATCCACTCTCTCACTGATATAAAACCCACTTTAGCGACGATAGTAAGCGGCTAAGTCGTCGTCGAATGGTGGTATGCATTTCGCGCGCGAAGCACGAAGGGTCGGCTCGCGATTCGCGTTCTAACGTTCTAGCGTGTGCCTGACTGAGCTCTAATGTTCATTATGACAGCTACACAGAGTTTCCATTTTCACCGTCGTCAGTTAAACCCTGCACGTTCCTCCTCCCCTATTTTTCTCATACTTCAGCTCACCATCACCCACCCCTCACATTTCCGCTCGCAAGCGGCCTCGCCGTCCTGTAAACGCATTAACCCTCaaagttttcttcttttgttgcGAATACACCATGACCTCATGGCAAGCGAGGTCGGCGGACAATAAAGTAATTATGAGTAGATCTTTCCCTCGTAATTTTATCCAAATCCGCATtctgaataataaatacttaatttctgatattttcaaaattattatgttaataatttcattgatCAATTTGCtgttgatattaattttttagtaaaatctatgcattatttcaatttcgataagaatatttatctTGATATTAAGAATAGATGATGAACGATTTAAACTCTTTCTGACAATCACGTTAAATATTTCGAGCATTGTAGTTGCATACGCATGCAActacaaaatattacatacCTCTGCCTTCGTGATAACGGTGAAATTTGGACTGAGATAATAACGGATTCCTTCGGTGCTGCCCGGCAAAGTGATGCCCCTTATTAGCAAAATCAGTAAGACTGCATAAGGGAAGAGAGCAGTGAACCATACCACCTGTAACAAAAGAATCGTTCATTTTATAACGCATTCTCTTGTTAAatactgtatatatacatagcaGCTAGTATTTGTTAATTCTTGTAAGTTGCCCTCGCAAAGAGTTAGATGGGTCGTGGAAATCACTCGCCTGTCTTCAAGATCTTGAATCCCTGATGAGGTATTCATGGCTTACCTTGCCGGAAGTCGAGATGCCCTTCCACAGAGAAAAATAGCAGACCAGATAGACCACGAGTAAGCATAGAGCGATGTCCCACTTAATGGCACCAAGATCGTGTAAGCCCTTACTTTCGTGCAACTCCAGGATAGCGCGGCTTATGGGAAAAAGTTTTACAATACAGGTCTTACGAacaatttatgcaaaagtgatctctattttatttaataagattttacgttaacattaacataatatgattacaataaatatagaaatacaaaaatactcATCCAATATTAagtctgaaatttttaaagCCTTTTCTTaccaatttaatttttatattatttatatagctattttattaaaaaactctaattaaattatttaatatcttaatatttaaataaaaattattgcaataaattttaaattatatatgtcaCAATTAAAAGACGGAGacgttattataataaatataaattaatatattatcaagaatgataaactttttaacaaacttgTGCAACTTTGTTAATGCGATGTTAAATATCTGCGTAAAATCCACAAAAGTTCACAAAAGACAACTAGGTATTGAACGTGTTACTCACTTAAAGTATTCGTGCGCAGCGCTCGTGTACAATGTATGGTTGTCCGCAATATTCTGAGCCACATTTGATCCTTGATCAAGAAACCGAGTGATATTGCCGAAATTCTCGTTCATCTCGTTGGCTACCGTATCCTCAAATGCGTACGAAACGTTCGCGTCAAACTCGCGGCACAACGGTGTGTTCCAAGCATTATCGCAGGTGGTCCACGGCAACATGGTGGAAAACGAAGCGAAGAAATAGCGGAGCGACCAGGCGATGATGACATTATAGTAGAAATCAACGTAGAATGCGATCAGAACAACCGCATATCCGATGCCTGatcaaaaacaatatattttcatatatattttcatatcgaGAACGTTCTCCATTGTGTCAGATGCATGGCAAAACTTGGAAGCTTTGGAAGAGCGTTTCTGGATTCCCAAAATTCCATGTGAAATTGATTTTCTCTGATTCATTGCCAAGGAATTTCGTGTAATTCTAATTTCAAATGCAAGctacttattttaatttttatttattttaagtttaCGCAATCTATATTGAGGTGAACTGATCTTAATGCAAAGATCGAGATCGCCTCGCGCGAACTTGAGAAAAATCAGACGGTGCGGAAATGCTGAAAAAATGCATCTCGTTCTCTTCTTGACGGCATGCACTCGAAGTCTACGCCTTTTATGCAAATGACACCGCTCGTGACCTTCCTTCCACACGAGGTCATGCGGTATGTCTGTGCGATgcagaatcgcagatggaggATCTCGATCGATCATACGGCGATCAGCGGACGGACGGGCGGTCGGGAGGCGAAATTGTAGTCGTGGAAATAAAGCTGGAAATCGGCGGAAATGAGAGCTCTTTACGCGGGAGAACAgtcgttcctctctctctctgtctcccgcTGTGCCGCCGAGGATTCCCTTGGATTTATACAGCGTTACATAAAGTACCTCGCAGCGGCGGATGACGAGAGATTCGCGAGGCCGCGACGAGGATGTACGCGATCGTACATATGTGCTCACTTCGCTCTATATACTCCACTTCGCACTATTAGAGTCTAAGAGCGCGTAGCGGTGATGAAGACAACGACGGCGACTTGGACGGCCGGATTTCGTTTCGCAAAGATCGAACGACTATTCCCCGCGGGCTAGAAAAGAGGGCAGAAATCGGATAGAAGCGAAAGAGCAACCGGAATACCAATATTCTTGCCGGGAGGAGAGGAAGGGGCGCCCGGGAGAATATAATGAGAGTAAAAAGGGCCGTTCCGGCTCTTAAGCCGACGATTTTTCCGGATGGTTCTTCGTGCAGACCTCGTGCGTTGCGCgtgatatacattttatacccCTTACTCGTCATGGGGTGTCTCACCCTCGAGATACCTCATGAAAATCCGTCGCGCACGGCTGACATGTGAGCGAATTCAATGACCGGTAGTGTTACGTGGGAAAATGGTCATACGAGAAGTCGTAATTCATGAGCGCCGACGAAGGAAGTAGTGAAACGTGTGAAGTCTCGTAAATTGGCTCGTTAATGTTCGCTAACTTTACGCGTACTTTGACTCGCGATTACGATCTATCGTTGATTCTGAAAGTAGAGAACGGATAAAAGATGCAAGTTATATTGAATAGTGATAAACTGCTATTTACTTATGTCATCTTTTGCCATCGCGAATCCCGTTACTATCATTACGTCTCGATTACAGCGTCTAGAAGCTATTCGAATAATCAAAGCAGGAACATAATGTAATACAGCGGTGATGATTTTCTTGTTGCGATTATCTGCAAAAACTTGTGGTTTTACCTCCAAGAACTCAAGacaatgcaattttttcactttttttgttttttcacaCTCGCGCACACAGATGCGTACAACGTGTTCTATACAATATATGCGCGTAATCTGTAATCCAAGATATAATCGCAGAGAACTCGTTATGATTCATTTATGTAAGACGCATACTTAATCATGAATGAGATATGCGTGGCGTTTTAAAATTAGATGGAGATAATAATCGCAAGGATACACGCGCAgggtatatatgtatataatttgctGACTGAAAAAAACATACTATAGTCGTTGTTTTCCATTCACCCGTGTAAATCTCACACACTCATAGAAGCATCATTGAGATTCAGGTATCACTTACCTTTCAGAAGTGGTACCAGTCGGCCCCAGCATGTGATAGCACCCCTTTTGTTGAACTGACCGAGTGCGAGCTCCATATAGAACAGAGGTATACCGCCGATCACCAACATGATGCAGTAGGGAACCAGAAACGCCCCTGGAAACAGGAATATGAATACTTAAAATAGATATACTTTATCTTTCtttactttatttactttactttattttattttaacataatcattgcaaataaatggataaaaatactttgaaaACATCGACAATGATTTTAAAACGACATACATAATGTATCTTCAATTTCTACGGTAAACTACGTTAATCGCGCTGCTAGGAAACTTCTTAACTTACTTTAATCTTTGCCTGTTTGCCTATTTATCATCTAATTTTACGGGAAGtatgaatatgtaataaagaCAATTACTTTCAATGGCACACTTTGACACTGGGGGGATCGATTCGTTAAATTTAATCTTCGGCCGTTATTAGCATCTTCAATTAACGTTGAATCATTATAATGCGGTGCTATCTGATTACCACAGTTCAACTTCTTGACCGTAAGTCGATCAAACGAGATCCGATTAGTTTTCTGTTCACCGATTCCAGAAGGAAGGAGGGTCTTGTGGAAAAGTCTTGCTTCTCTGTTAAGACAAGGGTCTATTGTACAACGGGGCAGTTATTGTACAATCTAGGAAGTAGCAGAAAGAGGCAGAAGACTTGCTGGTATCCGGGAAGGAGGCGAAGAAAAGGTAAAAGCTGAACAAGTTGGAGAACGGAAGATCGACGAGCCGTAAATGCGTGTATTCACTACGAAATAGTTAAAGAATTATCAGCGTTCATTATAACAACTTTTAAGAGATGTATATCTTCTCATTCTCAAGCAGATATAATTAATCAAGATTACATATTTCATACTAAACAGTTATAATCTACTGAAAGTGTCATTAGAATAAATCTATGGTTGTCacgaaatatttacaataagtacaataataaagaaaataaaaatcctctttgttttatcaaaaagtgctctctctttctcacttctTTCTCTGCGATTGATCGGTTCCGCCTCCATCGAATTGTCTGCAAAATTCCATGCAATTGGAAATTACGTGCAAATACTTTTCGGAAAATTATCATGCATTTTTGGAAAAGCGTTAGTTCACAGCTCCCGTCGGCCTGACAATCGACTCAGTCGCGTCACCGTGTTAATGTCATCTTGCCGCATTTCCGAAAGTTGGCTATCGAATTACGTGCCTAAAAGCACCTCGCTACCGGTGCTCTAAATAACGCACAATGCAGTTATGGAACTAACCCGCTGGTATGAGTGCGTCAcatatcacattttttcacCGGTTTCTCTCTGTGAGCAGCGTGTGTTATCTTTCTGCCTGTACACCAGCTCCTTTATGTAATGCGGATCGCAAATTCACAGAAACCAGCATTTTTCTCAAAGAGAGGacagattatattatataagattatattaattaagtgaCACTCGCAAATCGATGTATCGTAAAAGAATCGTAATGTCTAAGTGATGTTCAACACGTTATCGAAAACGTTGCAATGACAATttctcaaaaaatataataagtataatattcataaagaattaagaaaattgcaaTGATTTATGTCATACGATTATTTctcaatttcatattatattgcatatttttcttcatacaTTTGCggaagtaattttattaaatgtagcATTACAAAACTACTACTGGCACCGTATAAGTacaaaataaatgcaataagaAGAGGAATAAAATCACCGTTACTTTATTTCTTTGATCCTCCTTTAAGAACACTAAGGTTCTCCAACGGAACTTCCGTTCCGGTACCCATGGAGATGTAATCGCATTAAGAAGGATATTGTCGTTGAGCAAGCTTGATTAATTTCCTCTTGTCTTCTTGCCTCAGCAGAAGTCTACAAATCGATCGTGTCAAAAATCGTATTCTCTTAAATAGTCAGCTCGTCGCTAATGATACCGCTACGCAAATAATTAAGCATGAGTTGCGATCAAAATTGCAAGCTATCTCAACAATTATTTCAGTTTCACATTTTTATGTGTTGATAAAACCGTTAATGCTTTATTCATATCAATTTTAGCAATTTTATGTCTTGCGTTTAAGAATACGAGATAAAAGTTGATTCGTATATTAAGTTAGTTTCTTAAACTAATTTCGTTCAAAAAACTTTACGATTCTtgcgaaaatttttaaaattgaaaattttccatttcgcGGAGACGTATATTTACGCAGCATCGAAGATTTTGCACAAGATCATTTCACGTTTGGAACGAAGCTCACTCTGTTCTTTGTCTTGACATGTCGCTAACGTCGAGAGCAAACGTCCGGTCTCGGACAACAGTTCCGCTCAATTTTCTCCCTTTGAACGCGGGCGTGCACTCACGCAAAGGCTTAGCGCTTAAAGCTGCATTTTACGCTTGAACAAAGGTGAAAAGCTCATCCGAATAAAACGTAATGCATTCTCGCGAGATAA encodes the following:
- the LOC105277848 gene encoding sodium-dependent dopamine transporter isoform X3, coding for MLLLYSTRRMSSTVVKTPVKRRRGRGGRDDERETWSGKLDFLLSVIGFAVDLANVWRFPYLCYKNGGGAFLVPYCIMLVIGGIPLFYMELALGQFNKRGAITCWGRLVPLLKGIGYAVVLIAFYVDFYYNVIIAWSLRYFFASFSTMLPWTTCDNAWNTPLCREFDANVSYAFEDTVANEMNENFGNITRFLDQGSNVAQNIADNHTLYTSAAHEYFNRAILELHESKGLHDLGAIKWDIALCLLVVYLVCYFSLWKGISTSGKVVWFTALFPYAVLLILLIRGITLPGSTEGIRYYLSPNFTVITKAEVWVDAATQVFFSLGPGFGVLLAYASYNKYHNNVYKDALLTSVINSATSFIAGFVIFSVLGYMARASGKSIQDVATEGPGLVFIVYPAAIATMPGSMFWALIFFMMLLTLGLDSSFGGSEAIITALSDEFPLIGNNREIFVACLFTLYFLVGLASCSQGGFYFFHLLDRYAAGYSMLIAVLAETIAVSWIYGTDRFCDDIKDMIGFRPGIYWRVCWKFVAPLFLMFIIVYGLIGYEPLSYEDYVYPVWANILGWLIACSSVIMIPSIAIYKLCSTPGSFIQRLKILTTPQRDTQRRRNDVSSVANGAIRRSFMVEQDFEITKNHELTKEQTENSATRTTTT
- the LOC105277848 gene encoding sodium-dependent dopamine transporter isoform X1; the protein is MLLLYSTRRMSSTVVKTPVKRRRGRGGRDDERETWSGKLDFLLSVIGFAVDLANVWRFPYLCYKNGGGAFLVPYCIMLVIGGIPLFYMELALGQFNKRGAITCWGRLVPLLKGIGYAVVLIAFYVDFYYNVIIAWSLRYFFASFSTMLPWTTCDNAWNTPLCREFDANVSYAFEDTVANEMNENFGNITRFLDQGSNVAQNIADNHTLYTSAAHEYFNRAILELHESKGLHDLGAIKWDIALCLLVVYLVCYFSLWKGISTSGKVVWFTALFPYAVLLILLIRGITLPGSTEGIRYYLSPNFTVITKAEVWVDAATQVFFSLGPGFGVLLAYASYNKYHNNVYKDALLTSVINSATSFIAGFVIFSVLGYMARASGKSIQDVATEGPGLVFIVYPAAIATMPGSMFWALIFFMMLLTLGLDSSFGGSEAIITALSDEFPLIGNNREIFVACLFTLYFLVGLASCSQGGFYFFHLLDRYAAGYSMLIAVLAETIAVSWIYGTDRFCDDIKDMIGFRPGIYWRVCWKFVAPLFLMFIIVYGLIGYEPLSYEDYVYPVWANILGWLIACSSVIMIPSIAIYKLCSTPGSFIQRLKILTTPQRDTQRRRNDVSSVANGAIRRSFMVEQDFEITKNHELTKEQTEVMIQPREGVKGSDPPPEPV
- the LOC105277848 gene encoding sodium-dependent dopamine transporter isoform X4, which codes for MGLTDTSFELLLTLWRVLVVGILSRAEEPRGQCRGVSSSCSIRGDAVARRYTRRMSSTVVKTPVKRRRGRGGRDDERETWSGKLDFLLSVIGFAVDLANVWRFPYLCYKNGGGAFLVPYCIMLVIGGIPLFYMELALGQFNKRGAITCWGRLVPLLKGIGYAVVLIAFYVDFYYNVIIAWSLRYFFASFSTMLPWTTCDNAWNTPLCREFDANVSYAFEDTVANEMNENFGNITRFLDQGSNVAQNIADNHTLYTSAAHEYFNRAILELHESKGLHDLGAIKWDIALCLLVVYLVCYFSLWKGISTSGKVVWFTALFPYAVLLILLIRGITLPGSTEGIRYYLSPNFTVITKAEVWVDAATQVFFSLGPGFGVLLAYASYNKYHNNVYKDALLTSVINSATSFIAGFVIFSVLGYMARASGKSIQDVATEGPGLVFIVYPAAIATMPGSMFWALIFFMMLLTLGLDSSFGGSEAIITALSDEFPLIGNNREIFVACLFTLYFLVGLASCSQGGFYFFHLLDRYAAGYSMLIAVLAETIAVSWIYGTDRFCDDIKDMIGFRPGIYWRVCWKFVAPLFLMFIIVYGLIGYEPLSYEDYVYPVWANILGWLIACSSVIMIPSIAIYKLCSTPGSFIQRLKILTTPQRDTQRRRNDVSSVANGAIRRSFMVEQDFEITKNHELTKEQTEVMIQPREGVKGSDPPPEPV